Proteins encoded in a region of the Triticum urartu cultivar G1812 unplaced genomic scaffold, Tu2.1 TuUngrouped_contig_261, whole genome shotgun sequence genome:
- the LOC125527025 gene encoding uncharacterized protein LOC125527025, which produces MPLLLRRLAGAITGAAPLRRALCTAAPRPPWAMVNSQAALDASGAPSRGARALVDLDTTPCVSRLSVPARLVDPHGDMGPLVGIVRSASRDGLLLLDFVDARPRPRPIWPHELAADRGGVEPDAKLFICNPLSGQLVRLPAPGMDVPKMSTSFGLLTQSQGSHGPPDRYAVAQLSKSSRGGGECRRVVRRFLSETGEWDERPLVGVAEMDTARSMLINHEVLAFGDRLWWVDVAWGACSVDPFSDWPERRFAELPRCSVLPASDSPLLPTLSRYRHMGVSDGKLRYVQVSNRDDRSSVILSFSLDDETYSWALDHSAQITDRRDRCHVQIAAIDPFKANLVYLQHGGTVIAMDLANKKEIWRSSLPQEIFFENLLRGSSLVPCALPTWLATSQIPSSAGTISTSNKADCKKKTLADMLVRVDS; this is translated from the exons ATGCCCCTCCTGCTCCGACGCCTCGCCGGCGCCATCACCGGCGCGGCCCCCCTCCGCCGCGCCCTCTGCACGGCGGCCCCGCGCCCTCCCTGGGCCATGGTGAACAGCCAGGCCGCGCTGGACGCGTCAGGGGCGCCGTCGCGGGGCGCGCGCGCGCTCGTCGACCTCGACACCACCCCCTGCGTCTCCCGCCTCTCCGTCCCCGCTCGCCTCGTCGACCCCCACGGCGACATGGGTCCCCTCGTGGGCATCGTCCGCAGCGCCAGCCGCGACGGTCTCCTCCTCCTCGACTTCGTCGAcgcccgcccccgcccccgccccatATGGCCACACGAACTCGCCGCGGACCGCGGCGGCGTGGAACCGGACGCCAAGCTCTTCATCTGCAACCCACTCAGCGGCCAGCTGGTCCGCCTCCCGGCCCCCGGCATGGATGTCCCCAAGATGAGCACCTCCTTCGGCCTGCTCACACAATCCCAAGGCTCCCACGGCCCGCCTGATAGGTACGCCGTCGCTCAGCTCAGCAAAAGCAGTCGCGGGGGAGGGGAGTGCCGCAGGGTCGTGCGCCGGTTTCTGTCCGAGACAGGGGAGTGGGACGAGCGGCCGCTGGTCGGGGTGGCCGAGATGGACACTGCGCGGAGCATGCTGATCAACCATGAGGTGCTGGCGTTCGGCGACCGGCTGTGGTGGGTGGACGTGGCCTGGGGCGCCTGCTCCGTCGACCCCTTCAGCGACTGGCCGGAGCGCCGCTTCGCCGAGCTGCCGCGCTGCAGCGTGCTGCCTGCTTCCGATTCCCCGTTGCTTCCGACGCTGAGCAGGTACCGGCACATGGGGGTCAGCGACGGGAAGCTGCGCTACGTCCAAGTGTCCAACAGAGACGACAGGTCCAGCGTGATCCTTTCCTTCTCGCTGGATGACGAGACCTACAGCTGGGCGCTGGATCATTCAGCTCAAATTACAGATCGGCGCGACCGCTGCCATGTTCAGATTGCTGCCATAGATCCATTCAAAGCCAACCTTGTGTACCTCCAGCATGGTGGCACTGTCATTGCCATGGACCTGGCTAACAAAAAGGAGATCTGGAGGAGTTCCCTTCCacaagaaatcttctttgaaaaTTTGCTCCGCGGTAGTTCTCTTGTTCCGTGCGCGCTCCCAACATGGCTTGCCACAAGCCAGATCCCCTCTTCTGCAG GAACCATTTCAACAAGCAACAAGGCCGATTGCAAAAAGAAGACTTTGGCAGACATGCTGGTTCGCGTAGACAGCTAA